Sequence from the Acidimicrobiales bacterium genome:
AACAGGGTGAGCCGTACACGCTGACTCGGCACAGCCGACCGGTAGGGACGATCATCCCGGTCGCGTCGTCGACGACGATCATCGCCCCGAAGCGTGGGGGACCGGCGGACACGTCGTCCATTGCGCGCCACGAGCTCCGCACGGCGGGTTCGGTCGATGAACTG
This genomic interval carries:
- a CDS encoding type II toxin-antitoxin system Phd/YefM family antitoxin; translated protein: MKTVSVGELRQNPTAMIDDLEQGEPYTLTRHSRPVGTIIPVASSTTIIAPKRGGPADTSSIARHELRTAGSVDELLEDEKGEW